A single window of Theropithecus gelada isolate Dixy chromosome 9, Tgel_1.0, whole genome shotgun sequence DNA harbors:
- the LOC112631442 gene encoding baculoviral IAP repeat-containing protein 5-like isoform X2, which translates to MGSPTLPPAWQPFLKDHRISTFKNWPFLEGCACTLERMAEAGFIHCPTENKPDLAQCFFFFKELEGWEPDDDPIEEHKKHSSDCAFLSVKKQFEELTLGEFLKLDREKAKNKTAKETNHKKKEFEETAKKVRCAIEQLAAMD; encoded by the coding sequence ATGGGTTCCCCGACATTGCCCCCTGCCTGGCAGCCCTTTCTCAAGGACCACCGCATCTCTACATTCAAGAACTGGCCCTTCTTGGAGGGCTGCGCCTGCACCCTGGAGCGGATGGCCGAGGCTGGCTTCATCCACTGCCCCACTGAGAACAAGCCAGACTTGGCCCagtgtttcttcttcttcaaggAGCTGGAAGGCTGGGAGCCAGATGATGACCCCATAGAGGAACATAAAAAGCATTCATCCGATTGCGCTTTCCTTTCTGTCAAGAAGCAGTTTGAAGAATTAACCCTCGGTGAATTTTTGAAACTGGACAGAGAAAAAGCCAAGAACAAAACTGCAAAGGAAACCAACcataagaagaaagaatttgaggaaaCTGCAAAGAAAGTGCGCTGTGCCATCGAGCAGCTGGCTGCCATGGACTGA
- the LOC112631442 gene encoding baculoviral IAP repeat-containing protein 5-like isoform X1, with product MGSPTLPPAWQPFLKDHRISTFKNWPFLEGCACTLERMAEAGFIHCPTENKPDLAQCFFFFKELEGWEPDDDPMQRKPTIRRKNLRKLQRKCAVPSSSWLPWTEASGWSCLVPEWLHHFQGLFPGATSLPVGPLAMPWERRSIFSN from the exons ATGGGTTCCCCGACATTGCCCCCTGCCTGGCAGCCCTTTCTCAAGGACCACCGCATCTCTACATTCAAGAACTGGCCCTTCTTGGAGGGCTGCGCCTGCACCCTGGAGCGGATGGCCGAGGCTGGCTTCATCCACTGCCCCACTGAGAACAAGCCAGACTTGGCCCagtgtttcttcttcttcaaggAGCTGGAAGGCTGGGAGCCAGATGATGACCCCA TGCAAAGGAAACCAACcataagaagaaagaatttgaggaaaCTGCAAAGAAAGTGCGCTGTGCCATCGAGCAGCTGGCTGCCATGGACTGAGGCCTCTGGCTGGAGCTGCCTGGTCCCAGAGTGGTTGCACCACTTCCAGGGTTTATTCCCTGGTGCCACCAGCCTTCCTGTGGGACCCTTAGCAATGCCTTGGGAAAGGAGATCAATATTTTCCAATTAG